A stretch of Zonotrichia leucophrys gambelii isolate GWCS_2022_RI chromosome 19, RI_Zleu_2.0, whole genome shotgun sequence DNA encodes these proteins:
- the ULK2 gene encoding serine/threonine-protein kinase ULK2, with translation MMEVVGDFEYSKKDLIGHGAFAVVFKGRHRKKTDWEVAIKSINKKNLSKSQILLGKEIKILKELQHENIVALYDVQEMPNSVFLVMEYCNGGDLADYLQAKGTLSEDTIRVFLQQIAAAMRILHSKGIIHRDLKPQNILLSYASRRKSSVSGIRIKIADFGFARYLHSNMMAATLCGSPMYMAPEVIMSQHYDAKADLWSIGTVIYQCLVGKPPFQANSPQDLRMFYEKNRNLIPSIPRETSAYLADLLLGLLQRNQKDRMDFEAFFNHPFLDHISTVKKSCPVPVPTYPGSVSGSSCGSSPCRFASPPSLPDMQHIQEENLSSPPLGPPNYLQVSKDSASTSSKNSSCDTDDFVLVPHNISSDHSYDMPLGAAGRRASSEFLMCGGQSPLTISGSSGTVQKPSTASSRSAASGTANRHCQPSVSPRSETAPIPVPTQLRNYQRIEQHLSSTASPVANPHGSPRAGVVRRSNTSPMGFMKMGSCSPVPADPAQAVGRRLSTGSSRPYSPSPLVGTIPEQLGHCCCGQLQGHESRSRNFSGSPVPPSQSPQSLLMGARLQSAPTLTDIYQNKQKLRKQHSDPVCPSYAGYGYSHSPQPSRPGSLGTSPTKHMGSSPRSSDWLFKTPLPTIIGSPTKATAPFKIPKTQASSNLLALANRQGLAETPLQPKDLTEPRDFSHFHSSQAADKQAGEQHSKTTFGRSVSTGKLSDQQVKTTLGGQLYQGSTDSLNTERPMDTAPAGAYGIAMATPSMASGASSRAVMFTVGSPPSSATPPTCTHMVLRTRTTSVGSNSSGGSLCSTSGRVYMGSPPGIYMGSSPPGAEAAPSLKYIPYGTSPPSLEGFITFEAPELPEETLMEREHTDTLRHLNMMLTFTECVLDLTAVRGGNPELCTSAVSLYQIQESIVVDQISQLSKEWGQVEQLVLYMKAAQLLASSLHLAKAQVKSGKLNPSTAVKQVVKSLNERYKFCIGMCKKLTEKLNRFFSDKQRFIDEINSVTAEKLIYNCAVEMVQSAALDEMFQQTEDITYRYHKAALLLEGLTKILQDPADIENVHKYKSSIERRLSALCYSTVAVYEQ, from the exons gAAATGCCCAATTCTGTCTTTTTGGTCATGGAG tacTGCAATGGTGGGGACTTGGCAGATTACTTACAAG CTAAGGGGACTCTGAGTGAGGACACCATCCGGGTGTTCCTGcagcagattgcagcagccatgAGGATCCTGCACAGCAAAGGCATCATCCACAGGGACCTGAAGCCCCAGAACATCCTGCTGTCCTACGCCAGCCGCCGCAAATCCAGCGTCAGCGGCATCCGCATCAAAATAG CTGACTTTGGGTTTGCTCGTTATCTGCACAGCAACATGATGGCTGCAACTCTCTGTGGTTCCCCTATGTACATG GCCCCTGAAGTGATTATGTCTCAACACTATGATGCTAAAGCAGACCTGTGGAGCATAGGAACTGTGATTTATCAGTGTCTTGTTGGAAAACCACCTTTTCAG GCCAATAGTCCTCAAGATTTGAGAATGTTTTATGAAAAGAACAGGAATTTGATTCCTAG cattcccagggaaACATCAGCTTACCTGGCTGACCTGCTCTTGGGTTTGCTCCAGAGAAACCAAAAGGACAGAATGGACTTTg AAGCATTTTTCAACCACCCTTTCCTGGATCACATTTCAACAGTGAAAAAAT CTTGTCCTGTACCAGTGCCCACATACCCAGGCTCAGTCTCTGGCAGTTCCTGTGGTAGCTCTCCTTGTCGCTTTGCTTCTCCTCCA TCTCTGCCAGACATGCAGCACattcaagaagaaaatttgtCTTCCCCTCCACTGGGCCCTCCTAACTATCTTCAAGTCTCTAAAGACTCTGCCAGTACCAGTAGCAAGAACTCCTCTTGTGACACAGATGACTTTGTTCTTGTCCCACACAATATCTCTTCAGACCATTCAT ATGATATGCCtttgggagcagctggcaggagggctTCCAGTGAGTTCTTGATGTGTGGAGG GCAGTCACCATTAACTATTTCTGGAAGCTCAGGAACTGTACAGAAACCATCCACAGCCTCTTCTCGAAGTGCTGCCTCTGGTACAGCCAACAG GCACTGTCAGCCTTCCGTGTCCCCCCGCAGCGAGACGGCGCCGATCCCGGTTCCCACCCAGCTGCGCAACTACCAGCGCATAGAGCAGCACCTCTCGTCCACTGCCAGCCCCGTGGCCAACCCCCACGGCTCACCCAG GGCCGGGGTGGTGAGGCGCTCCAACACCAGCCCCATGGGCTTCATGAAGATGGGCTCGTgctctcctgtgccagctgaCCCTGCCCAGGCCGTGGGGCGCAGGCTGTCCACAGGATCTTCCAGACCATACTCTCCTTCACCACTAG TTGGAACCATACCTGAGCAGCTTGGGCACTGCTGTTGTGGACAACTCCAAGGACACGAATCAAGGAGTAGAAACTTCTCAG GTTCTCCTGTGCCACCATCTCAGTCCCCACAGTCCCTTCTGATGGGAGCCAGGTTGCAGAGTGCTCCTACTCTCACAGATATCTACCAGAACAAGCAGAAGCTCAGAAAGCAGCATTCAGACCCAGTTTGCCCATCCTATGCTGGCTATGGGTACAGTCATTCTCCACAGCCAAGCAGGccaggcagcctggggacatcccCCACCAAGCACATGGGATCCTCTCCCAGGAGCTCAGACTGGCTCTTCAAAACCCCCCTGCCCACCATCATCGGCTCTCCCACCAAG GCAACAGCTCCTTTTAAAATCCCTAAAACTCAAGCATCCTCCAACTTGCTGGCTCTGGCAAACCGCCAGGGCTTGGCTGAAACGCCGCTGCAGCCTAAAGATCTCACTGAGCCAAGGGACTTCAGCCACTTCCACTCCAGCCAGGCAGCTGACaaacaggcaggagagcagcacagcaaaaccaCCTTTGGCAG GTCTGTTAGTACTGGGAAGTTGTCAGATCAACAGGTAAAAACCACCCTTGGGGGCCAGTTGTACCAAGGCAGCACAGACAGCCTCAACACAGAGAGGCCAATGGATACAG ctccagcaggagcctATGGAATTGCAATGGCAACTCCATCCATGGCGAGTGGGGCGAGTTCTCGGGCTGTCATGTTCACTGTGGGGTCCCCTCCAAGCAGTGCCACCCCTCCCACCTGCACCCACATGGTGCTCAGAACCAGAACCACCTCAG tggGATCCAACAGCTCTGGAGGGTCCCTGTGCTCCACCAGTGGCCGTGTGTACATGGGCTCTCCTCCTGGCATTTACATGGGCTCCTCTCCCCCGGGGGCTGAGGCAGCTCCCAGTCTGAAGTACATCCCCTATGGcacatcccctcccagcctAGAGGGATTTATCACTTTTGAAGCTCCTGAATTGCCTGAGGAAACTTTAATGGAG AGAGAGCACACAGACACCCTGCGCCACCTGAACATGATGCTGACATTTACTGAGTGTGTCCTGGATCTGACAGCAGTGAGAGGGGGCAACCCAGAGCTGTGCACTTCTGCTGTGTCACTGTACCAGATCCAGGAGAGCATCGTTGTGGATCAGATCAGCCAGCTCAGCAAGGAATGGGG ACAAGTGGAGCAGCTGGTGTTGTATATGAAAGCTGCCCAGTTACTGGCATCTTCTCTGCATCTTGCCAAAGCACAGGTCAAATCTGGCAAACTGAACCCATCCACTGCTGTTAAGCAAG TTGTGAAAAGCCTCAATGAGAGATACAAATTCTGTATTGGAATGTGCAAAAAATTGACAGAAAAGTTGAATCGTTTCTTCTCAGACAAGCAAAGGTTCATTGATGAAATCAACAGTGTGACTGCAGAGAAACTCATCTACAACTGTGCTGTGGAAATG GTGCAGTCAGCAGCTCTGGATGAGATGTTCCAGCAAACTGAGGATATCACATATCGATACCAcaaggcagccctgctgctggagggactGACTAAAATACTGCAAGACCCTGCAGATATAGAAAATGTACACAAGT ATAAATCCAGCATTGAGCGAAGGCTTTCTGCACTCTGCTACAGCACAGTGGCTGTGTATGAGCAGTAG